From Zingiber officinale cultivar Zhangliang chromosome 5B, Zo_v1.1, whole genome shotgun sequence, the proteins below share one genomic window:
- the LOC121984731 gene encoding splicing factor, arginine/serine-rich 19-like: MEREDSSSSSEFEFWMVGSNPSPALLTADELFVDGVLLPLQKLSMVSNPGRSGTPAPPPAPPTAASSSSPPPAATTHPRPKKWPPKKERRGGSSGGPAELNINLWPFPRSRSAGVARFSSSSASPATRRKVRSAPCSRSNSRGESSKAAATTKWAPVSSRVVAAAFVGGIHLGRTNPVWKIQKKIVNNNQQQSPPADSNAESGKAKKSGGGGGGVRALNFQVNTCIGWRNNRDRNRAAAAGGGGFFKLPAMFSFPRTSTPPTN, translated from the coding sequence ATGGAGAGGGAGGACTCTTCGTCCTCCTCCGAGTTCGAGTTCTGGATGGTGGGGAGTAACCCTTCCCCGGCCCTACTCACCGCCGATGAGCTCTTCGTAGACGGGGTCCTCCTCCCGCTCCAGAAACTGTCTATGGTTTCCAACCCCGGCCGTTCGGGCACTCCTGCCCCGCCTCCTGCGCCGCCTACTGCAGCCTCATCCTCGTCCCCTCCTCCGGCCGCCACCACCCACCCTCGCCCCAAGAAATGGCCGCCGAAGAAGGAAAGGCGAGGGGGCAGCTCCGGAGGCCCCGCGGAGCTCAACATCAACCTCTGGCCCTTCCCCCGGAGCCGCTCCGCCGGCGTCGCCCGCTTTTCTTCCTCCTCGGCCTCCCCCGCAACCCGCCGCAAGGTCAGAAGCGCGCCTTGCTCCCGGAGCAACTCCCGCGGCGAGTCCTCCAAGGCGGCGGCGACGACCAAGTGGGCGCCCGTCTCGAGCAGGGTGGTGGCGGCGGCGTTCGTCGGAGGCATCCACCTCGGGCGGACGAACCCGGTGTGGAAGATACAAAAGAAGATAGTCAACAACAACCAGCAACAATCACCGCCGGCCGACTCCAACGCCGAAAGCGGCAAAGCTAAGAAAAgcggcggcggtggcggcggAGTTCGAGCGCTCAATTTCCAGGTGAACACGTGCATAGGTTGGCGAAACAATAGAGACAGAAATCGAGCCGCCGCCGCCGGCGGCGGCGGCTTCTTTAA